In Struthio camelus isolate bStrCam1 chromosome 4, bStrCam1.hap1, whole genome shotgun sequence, a genomic segment contains:
- the SMIM19 gene encoding small integral membrane protein 19: MFSLSLTHVYTKALYFPLFSSPKRRAASPSEETRARRPGPRTNRHRLRAALQPRRHTPARPGPTAPVTSLPGRCTASNGRPPPMAAAAAAGGVAGGGGGGSAALGDGGAIDYSVHEAWNEATNVYLLVVLASLALLVYARRNKRRIMRIFTLPPAADMPPEPNFYDSMKKIRLRQQLEMYSIARKYEQQQPPKQTDSVQLSVE; encoded by the exons ATGTTTTCCCTCAGCCTCACGCATGTTTACACCAAAGCATTGTATTTTCCCCTATTCTCCTCCCCCAAGCGACGAGCAGCCTCTCCCAGCGAGGAAACGAGAGCCAGGAGGCCGGGGCCGCGCACCAACCGCCACAGGCTGCGCGCCGCACTCCAGCCGCGGCGCCACACTCCCGCGCGGCCGGGCCCAACGGCTCCCGTGACGTCACTTCCCGGCCGTTGCACCGCCTCTAACGGCCGTCCTCCTCCtatggcggcggcagcggcggcggggggagttgctggcggcggcggcggcggctcagcgGCGCTGGGCGACGGCGGCGCCATCGACTACTCGGTGCACGAGGCCTGGAACGAGGCCACCAACGTCTACctgctggtggtgctggccagccTCGCCCTCCTCGTCTACGCGCGACG gAACAAGAGGAGGATCATGCGTATATtcacgctgccccccgccgcggaCATGCCGCCCGAGCCTAACTTCTATGACAGCATGAAGAAGATCCGCCTGCGGCAGCAGCTGGAGATGTACTCCATTG caaggAAGTATGAACAGCAGCAGCCACCAAAACAGACTGACAGCGTACAGCTCTCAGTGGAGTGA
- the POMK gene encoding protein O-mannose kinase isoform X1, translating into MEKKSHFIKREFLQREVPLVLLGLLLVTVLLLNGLLYLYLNNFYGSSGRADTDPSLCPFGYFKLGTAKNCSPWLSCEAINKEVRKLKCVGEGAVKKVFLSEWKENKVVLSQLTNSELQEDFLHGLKMLKALQSKHVVRLLGYCEKQFTILTEYHPLGSLRGLNETLHTPKYKGLNTWHRRFTLAIDYVSIIRFLHSSPLGTLVMCDSNDLDKVLSQYLLTSDFRILVNDLDALPLVNRSAGVLVKCGHRELQGEFVAPEQRWPHGEEVPFDDDLMPPYDEKTDIWKIPDVSNFFLGHVEGSDIVRLHLFDIHAACKKKDPAERPSAQEVLDTYRKVLTLLIREAAMPGTREML; encoded by the exons ATGGAAAAGAAATCGCACTTCATTAAAAGAGAGTTTCTGCAAAGGGAGGTACCTTTGGtcttgctggggctgctgcttgTGACCGTCCTGCTCCTTAATGGCCTTCTCTATCTGTACCTCAACAATTTTTACGGCTCTTCTGGACGTGCTGATACGGACCCCAGCCTCTGCCCTTTTGGGTACTTCAAATTAGGAACGGCGAAAAATTGCTCCCCATGGCTGTCCTGTGAAGCCATAAATAAGGAAGTAAGGAAACTCAAATGTGTTGGTGAAGGAGCTGTGAAAAAG GTCTTTCTTTCTGAgtggaaggaaaacaaagtggTCCTTTCACAGCTCACCAactcagagctgcaggaggacttTCTCCACGGACTGAAGATGCTGAAAGCACTACAAAGCAAGCACGTTGTCCGCCTGCTTGGCTACTGTGAGAAGCAGTTCACAATACTCACCGAGTACCATCCTCTAGGCTCCCTGAGGGGCCTGAATGAAACTCTGCACACGCCTAAGTACAAGGGCTTGAACACCTGGCATCGCAGGTTCACGCTTGCTATAGACTACGTGAGCATCATTCGTTTCCTGCACAGCAGTCCCTTGGGCACCTTAGTGATGTGTGACTCTAATGACCTGGACAAGGTGCTCTCTCAGTATCTCCTCACAAGTGACTTTCGCATCCTGGTGAATGATTTGGATGCTTTGCCGCTTGTGAACAGGAGTGCTGGCGTCCTGGTGAAGTGCGGTCATCGGGAGCTCCAGGGTGAGTTTGTAGCGCCTGAGCAGCGTTGGCCCCACGGAGAAGAGGTGCCATTTGATGATGATCTCATGCCCCCCTATGATGAGAAAACAGACATATGGAAAATCCCCGATGTCTCCAATTTTTTCTTGGGCCATGTAGAAGGGAGTGACATTGTGCGACTGCATTTGTTTGACATCCATGCAGCGTGTAAGAAGAAGGACCCAGCTGAAAGGCCTTCTGCCCAAGAGGTCTTAGACACCTACAGGAAAGTTTTGACTCTGCTTATTCGGGAGGCTGCCATGCCTGGTACCAGGGAAATGTTGTAG
- the POMK gene encoding protein O-mannose kinase isoform X2, with protein sequence MEKKSHFIKREFLQREVPLVLLGLLLVTVLLLNGLLYLYLNNFYGSSGRADTDPSLCPFGYFKLGTAKNCSPWLSCEAINKEVRKLKCVGEGAVKKLTNSELQEDFLHGLKMLKALQSKHVVRLLGYCEKQFTILTEYHPLGSLRGLNETLHTPKYKGLNTWHRRFTLAIDYVSIIRFLHSSPLGTLVMCDSNDLDKVLSQYLLTSDFRILVNDLDALPLVNRSAGVLVKCGHRELQGEFVAPEQRWPHGEEVPFDDDLMPPYDEKTDIWKIPDVSNFFLGHVEGSDIVRLHLFDIHAACKKKDPAERPSAQEVLDTYRKVLTLLIREAAMPGTREML encoded by the exons ATGGAAAAGAAATCGCACTTCATTAAAAGAGAGTTTCTGCAAAGGGAGGTACCTTTGGtcttgctggggctgctgcttgTGACCGTCCTGCTCCTTAATGGCCTTCTCTATCTGTACCTCAACAATTTTTACGGCTCTTCTGGACGTGCTGATACGGACCCCAGCCTCTGCCCTTTTGGGTACTTCAAATTAGGAACGGCGAAAAATTGCTCCCCATGGCTGTCCTGTGAAGCCATAAATAAGGAAGTAAGGAAACTCAAATGTGTTGGTGAAGGAGCTGTGAAAAAG CTCACCAactcagagctgcaggaggacttTCTCCACGGACTGAAGATGCTGAAAGCACTACAAAGCAAGCACGTTGTCCGCCTGCTTGGCTACTGTGAGAAGCAGTTCACAATACTCACCGAGTACCATCCTCTAGGCTCCCTGAGGGGCCTGAATGAAACTCTGCACACGCCTAAGTACAAGGGCTTGAACACCTGGCATCGCAGGTTCACGCTTGCTATAGACTACGTGAGCATCATTCGTTTCCTGCACAGCAGTCCCTTGGGCACCTTAGTGATGTGTGACTCTAATGACCTGGACAAGGTGCTCTCTCAGTATCTCCTCACAAGTGACTTTCGCATCCTGGTGAATGATTTGGATGCTTTGCCGCTTGTGAACAGGAGTGCTGGCGTCCTGGTGAAGTGCGGTCATCGGGAGCTCCAGGGTGAGTTTGTAGCGCCTGAGCAGCGTTGGCCCCACGGAGAAGAGGTGCCATTTGATGATGATCTCATGCCCCCCTATGATGAGAAAACAGACATATGGAAAATCCCCGATGTCTCCAATTTTTTCTTGGGCCATGTAGAAGGGAGTGACATTGTGCGACTGCATTTGTTTGACATCCATGCAGCGTGTAAGAAGAAGGACCCAGCTGAAAGGCCTTCTGCCCAAGAGGTCTTAGACACCTACAGGAAAGTTTTGACTCTGCTTATTCGGGAGGCTGCCATGCCTGGTACCAGGGAAATGTTGTAG
- the HGSNAT gene encoding heparan-alpha-glucosaminide N-acetyltransferase isoform X1, which translates to MAAAAAAAVVVAAALGGALLAPGPPQAPGEGPRAAAPPAGPPRGRMDQALLLVRNALPGQGLRLSAASAACHQCSYQFLAFIPARNESLRKPSTVTVAVDTQHPLTLLLDGFSGDRELCTIHYHFGEFGNYSLEVKTLSRSTQTVSCDLIINEGPINSYLPILFAFLVYMGILAIVIVGRLFMKIHPVRNWVYKKLNPRETDRLINSELGSPNGVDSLSSDPSQHLWSAISQQRLRSLDTFRGLSLIIMVFVNYGGGKYWFFKHESWNGLTVADLVFPWFVFIMGTSVSLSLSSMLRWGSSKKKLLGKILWRSFLLILLGIIVVNPNYCLGPLSWDNLRIPGVLQRLGFAYLVVAALELLFTRAGAESVMEMPCPALQDILSYWPQWIFILTLEVIWLCLTFLLPVPGCPRGYLGPGGIGDFGKYPNCTGGAAGYIDRLLLGEKHIYQHPSSSVLYQTKVPYDPEGILGTINTIVMAFLGLQAGKIILFYKDQHKQIMSRFFIWSIVMGIISAALTKCSKDEGFIPINKNLWSISYVTTMSCFAFILLLLIYYLVDVKKLWSGAPFFYPGMNSILVYIGHEVFENYFPFKWKMQDSQSHAEHLTQNLTATTLWVIISYVLYRRRIFWKI; encoded by the exons atggcggcggcggcggcggcggcggtggtggtggcggcggcgctgggcggcgcGCTGCTGGCGCCGGGCCCGCCGCAGGCGCCCGGCGAGGGTCCGcgggccgccgcgccccccgcggggccgccgcggggccgcatGGACCAGGCGCTGCTGCTCGTCCGCAACGCGCTGCCCGGCCAGGGCCTGCGGCTctcggccgcctccgccgcctgcCACCAG TGCTCCTATCAGTTTCTGGCCTTCATCCCGGCAAGGAACGAGAGCCTGAGAAAACCGAGCACGGTGACGGTGGCCGTGGACACCCAGCATCCGCTCACCCTGCTGCTCGATGGCTTTTCAGGAGACAGAGAGCTCTGCAC GATTCATTATCATTTTGGAGAATTTGGCAATTACTCCCTCGAGGTAAAGACCCTAAGTAGAAGCACCCAAACCGTTTCTTGTGACCTAATCATCAACGAAGGCCCTATCAACAGCTACCTCC CTATTCTGTTTGCGTTCCTGGTTTACATGGGGATCCTTGCTATCGTGATTGTTGGACGCCTTTTCATGAA AATTCATCCAGTCAGGAATTGGGTTTACAAGAAACTGAATCCGAGAGAAACTGATCGTCTGATTAATTCC GAGCTCGGGTCCCCAAATGGAGTGGACTCCCTTAGCAGCGATCCCTCACAGCATTTGTGGAGTGCCATCTCTCAGCAGCGGCTACGTTCCCTGGACACATTCCGAGG GCTCTCTCTTATAATTATGGTGTTTGTTAACTATGGAGGAGGAAAATACTGGTTCTTCAAACATGAGAGCTGGAATG GATTAACAGTGGCAGATCTGGTTTTTCCATG GTTTGTGTTCATCATGGGGACATCAGTATCATTGTCTCTgagctccatgctgagatggggAAGTTCCAAGAAGAAGCTGCTCGGGAAGATCCTCTGGAGGAGTTTTCTGCTAATCTTGCTGGGAATCATAGTTGTGAATCCCAATTACTGCCTCGGACCAC TGTCCTGGGATAATCTGCGCATTCCTGGGGTGCTCCAGAGACTGGGATTCGCATACCTCGTAGTTGCTGCTCTCGAACTTCTGTTTACAAGAGCTGGGGCTGAGAGTGTGATG GAGATGCCATGTCCTGCTCTGCAGGATATTCTCTCCTACTGGCCACAGTGGATTTTCATTTTGACATTAGAAGTGATTTGGCTCTGCCTGACCTTTTTGTTACCAGTGCCAGGTTGCCCCAG GGGCTATCTTGGTCCTGGGGGCATTGGTGATTTTGGAAAGTATCCTAACTGCACTGGAGGAGCAGCTGGTTACATTGATCGTTTGCTTCTCGGAGAAAAGCATATATATCAGCATCCCTCGTCAAGT GTGCTTTACCAAACAAAAGTGCCGTATGATCCTGAAGGGATCCTGGGAACCATAAATACCATTGTTATGGCATTTCTGGGACTGCAg GCGGGAAAAATTATCTTGTTTTACAAAGACCAGCACAAACAAATTATGAGTCGATTCTTTATATGGAGCATAGTAATG ggAATTATTTCTGCTGCCTTGACAAAATGTTCTAAAGATGAAGGCTTCATTCCCATAAACAAGAACCTATG GTCAATATCGTATGTGACAACCATGAGCTGCTTTGCCTTCATCCTCTTATTGCTGATATATTACCTTGTGGATGTCAAGAAACTGTGGTCGGGTGCTCCATTTTTCTATCCAG GAATGAACTCAATTCTAGTCTACATTGGACATGAAGTATTTGAAAACTATTTCCCTTTTAAGTGGAAGATGCAAGACAGTCAATCCCACGCAGAGCACTTGACTCAAAACCTTACTGCAACAACTCTTTGGGTCATAATATCATACGTACTCTACAGGAGAAGGATATTCTGGAAAATCTGA
- the HGSNAT gene encoding heparan-alpha-glucosaminide N-acetyltransferase isoform X2 — protein MDQALLLVRNALPGQGLRLSAASAACHQCSYQFLAFIPARNESLRKPSTVTVAVDTQHPLTLLLDGFSGDRELCTIHYHFGEFGNYSLEVKTLSRSTQTVSCDLIINEGPINSYLPILFAFLVYMGILAIVIVGRLFMKIHPVRNWVYKKLNPRETDRLINSELGSPNGVDSLSSDPSQHLWSAISQQRLRSLDTFRGLSLIIMVFVNYGGGKYWFFKHESWNGLTVADLVFPWFVFIMGTSVSLSLSSMLRWGSSKKKLLGKILWRSFLLILLGIIVVNPNYCLGPLSWDNLRIPGVLQRLGFAYLVVAALELLFTRAGAESVMEMPCPALQDILSYWPQWIFILTLEVIWLCLTFLLPVPGCPRGYLGPGGIGDFGKYPNCTGGAAGYIDRLLLGEKHIYQHPSSSVLYQTKVPYDPEGILGTINTIVMAFLGLQAGKIILFYKDQHKQIMSRFFIWSIVMGIISAALTKCSKDEGFIPINKNLWSISYVTTMSCFAFILLLLIYYLVDVKKLWSGAPFFYPEIAEL, from the exons atGGACCAGGCGCTGCTGCTCGTCCGCAACGCGCTGCCCGGCCAGGGCCTGCGGCTctcggccgcctccgccgcctgcCACCAG TGCTCCTATCAGTTTCTGGCCTTCATCCCGGCAAGGAACGAGAGCCTGAGAAAACCGAGCACGGTGACGGTGGCCGTGGACACCCAGCATCCGCTCACCCTGCTGCTCGATGGCTTTTCAGGAGACAGAGAGCTCTGCAC GATTCATTATCATTTTGGAGAATTTGGCAATTACTCCCTCGAGGTAAAGACCCTAAGTAGAAGCACCCAAACCGTTTCTTGTGACCTAATCATCAACGAAGGCCCTATCAACAGCTACCTCC CTATTCTGTTTGCGTTCCTGGTTTACATGGGGATCCTTGCTATCGTGATTGTTGGACGCCTTTTCATGAA AATTCATCCAGTCAGGAATTGGGTTTACAAGAAACTGAATCCGAGAGAAACTGATCGTCTGATTAATTCC GAGCTCGGGTCCCCAAATGGAGTGGACTCCCTTAGCAGCGATCCCTCACAGCATTTGTGGAGTGCCATCTCTCAGCAGCGGCTACGTTCCCTGGACACATTCCGAGG GCTCTCTCTTATAATTATGGTGTTTGTTAACTATGGAGGAGGAAAATACTGGTTCTTCAAACATGAGAGCTGGAATG GATTAACAGTGGCAGATCTGGTTTTTCCATG GTTTGTGTTCATCATGGGGACATCAGTATCATTGTCTCTgagctccatgctgagatggggAAGTTCCAAGAAGAAGCTGCTCGGGAAGATCCTCTGGAGGAGTTTTCTGCTAATCTTGCTGGGAATCATAGTTGTGAATCCCAATTACTGCCTCGGACCAC TGTCCTGGGATAATCTGCGCATTCCTGGGGTGCTCCAGAGACTGGGATTCGCATACCTCGTAGTTGCTGCTCTCGAACTTCTGTTTACAAGAGCTGGGGCTGAGAGTGTGATG GAGATGCCATGTCCTGCTCTGCAGGATATTCTCTCCTACTGGCCACAGTGGATTTTCATTTTGACATTAGAAGTGATTTGGCTCTGCCTGACCTTTTTGTTACCAGTGCCAGGTTGCCCCAG GGGCTATCTTGGTCCTGGGGGCATTGGTGATTTTGGAAAGTATCCTAACTGCACTGGAGGAGCAGCTGGTTACATTGATCGTTTGCTTCTCGGAGAAAAGCATATATATCAGCATCCCTCGTCAAGT GTGCTTTACCAAACAAAAGTGCCGTATGATCCTGAAGGGATCCTGGGAACCATAAATACCATTGTTATGGCATTTCTGGGACTGCAg GCGGGAAAAATTATCTTGTTTTACAAAGACCAGCACAAACAAATTATGAGTCGATTCTTTATATGGAGCATAGTAATG ggAATTATTTCTGCTGCCTTGACAAAATGTTCTAAAGATGAAGGCTTCATTCCCATAAACAAGAACCTATG GTCAATATCGTATGTGACAACCATGAGCTGCTTTGCCTTCATCCTCTTATTGCTGATATATTACCTTGTGGATGTCAAGAAACTGTGGTCGGGTGCTCCATTTTTCTATCCAG AAATCGCAGAACTTTGA